GCACCCCCCCCCGACCGTGGTCCCCAGGTGctgccctcctcttccctccccaggaGCCTGCCTTCCCCCGCTCCTGACCTGGGTGGGAAGAGGGCCCAGGCTCGGGGCAGGCTGCAGAGGGCGGCGGCCAGTGCTCCCGCGGACAGCAGGGAGAAGAGCAGCAGGAAGAGCAGGCCTTCCAGGGCGTCCTCACACAGGCCCCGCAGGGCTGCGCCGTAGTCCTGAGGGGAGGGCGTCATCGGGcagtgccccccacccccccaccgccAGCGCACACTGCGCACACCAGTCTGACTGTCCTCCCAGCTGTGGTACTGCACAAGCCAgctgacctctctgtgcctccgtttccCCTGTCTGAGGGAAGTTCTGAGAATACACGGGGTCATCGGTGTGATGGGCCTGGCACCCAGGAATTCATTGCGCAGGCTCCAGACTCGGTTTCTCCTGAGCTGCACCCCGCCCCCGTGCTATTGCGGGCCCCTATCTCCCTTTCACAGGGGCCCTTCTCCCTCAGCACCCCACATCTGGAGCCAGTCTAGCACCTCCCACCCGCCCTGTGCCCTCTCCCCATCTGCATCCACCCAGGAACCTCAGAACTGAcactcctctttccttctccctcccagcAGCGGCAGCCCCTGCAAGGGCATCCTCCCGGGGGCACCCAGTGCCTGCGGGCCAGCCACCGCCAGCTCCGACTCGGTCCAGGGACAAAGGTTTCACAATCTGAGCCCTGCTGACGTTTTGAGCCAGCTCATTCTCTGTGGTGAGGGCGCTGCCCTGTGTGCTGGGTACCCTGGGGTGCAGCtccacctgccagatgccaggaGCACCCCCTCCTGCTGTGTGACAACCAGCAGCACCTCAGCCATGGCCAACTGTCCCTAGGGGGCAGAATCACTGGCCTAGAGCACAAGGGACAGCACGTAGAAGAACCAACCAGTGGCTCAGAATGATGCCTCACACACAATACACACTCCACGTGCCACAAACGCTGGCTCTGATGACGGTGGTCCCAAGAAGCCAGCAGAAACCGCCTTCACCGAGTGCCCAGTACTGGCACACACTAACTCACTCAATTAATTCACAGCTCCGCCCCGGGCGCCGCCCATAGTCCCAGGACCAAGAAGGTCATCTCAGAGGGTGGTGTGCTGATGAGGTAGGAGGGTGGGGGGCAGTGCGGGGCACGGGTAGGTCAGGCAACCCCACAGCAGGGATGAGTCCCCCAGGAAGGAGCCAGGGAGAGGGCTGTGTGGAGGAAGCCGGGAGGGGCTGAAGCCAGAGGCAGACATATCCAGGACTGACCACCCAGGCCCTTGTAGGTCAGGGCAAGGAGCAGGGATTTTAATCCGTGTGCAGGGGGAATCGCTGAGGGCTTTAAGCAGAGGAAGAACATGATCGGATTGTGTTTTAAAAGGATCACCCAGTCGGTTGGCTGTTGCATGGAGGACAGACGGGGGTAGGCAGgcgggggacagggaggaggcccCTGCGGTCACGGGTCAGGTGGCTAGGATGCATGGATCAGGGCACAGGGGAAGTGGCAGAAACAGTGGTGGGTGTCCACGTAGGTTTCAGAGGAGGGGCCGACAGAGCTTGCTTCGGGAATGGTTGTGGGAGGTAAGCGCAGTGTGCAGAAAGGATACCCCTGGGTTTCTGGCAGGAAAACCCGGTTGAGGTGGGGTGTCTTCTAATGAGCCAGTGAGGTTATGGGGAGGGACCTGTTGGGGCAAtggaggctcttttttttttttttttttttttcttttttttcctgaggcggagttttgctcttgttgcccagactggagtgcaatgctgtgatctcggctcaccgctacctccatctcccaagttgaagcaattctcctgcctcagcctcctgagtagctgggattataggcatgcaccaccacgcctagctaattttgtatttttagtagagacggggtttctctccatattggtcaggctggtctcgaactcctaacctcagttgatccgccagcctcgacctcccaaagtgctgggattataggagtcagccaccatgccctgccttggAAGCTGTGTTTTGAGTGTATTGGTACATGCACAATGTCCTTCATACTCACAACAGCCCTGGAGGCAGACACTGACTCCTGACCCCCTCACACTGCCGCCTTTTGCAATGGTGGAAAGAAGttgaagcccagagagggcaagCTACGTGCCCAGAGTCACACTGCCAGGGAAGGGCAGAAATGAGATTGGAGCTGATTCTCTTAGGTTCCAGCGcccaccttccttcctcctcatccCGGATGTCCCTtactgttgattttctttttttaaattttaaaacagagttggggtttcaccatgttagccaggctgttcttgaactcctgagctcaaggagtTTTGATCTGCCCgactggacctcccaaagtgctaggattacaggtaccagaCACCCATGCCTGCCTCCGCGcaacacacctttttttttttttttttttttttgagacagactttcgctctatcgcccaggctggagtgcagtggcacaatgtcagctcactgcaacctctgcgcctccagggttcaagtgattctcacgcctcggcctcctgagtagctgtgaatacaggcacatgccaccacgcccagctagttttgtttcttttttttttttctttttttttttttttttggtattttaagtagagatgggatttccccatgttggccaggctagtcttgaactcctgacctcaggtgattcacccaccttggtctcccaaagtgctgggattacaggtgtgagccaccactccggGCCTGGTCCCTTATTCTTGATTTTAATCTGTGAGGACCCTGACACCCTGACAGGGACGATGGAGATCCAGGGTCACCTGGTACGGCAGTTGGGGAGGATGGAGTAAtgtcttcccctttcccttccctccctccacaaAGGAACGTGGGGGCCTGTATTCCAGCCCAGTTTCTACCTAGGCCACAGAAAAGTGCCTGGACCCCAATTTATCCTTATGCCAAAGATCAGGGCAGCCCTGAGGGGGGTCCCCCAGCCTTTCTCAGCTCAGCAGTCAGCAATTCCGATCATTGATGTAGTACTTGCTCCCCACTCCCTTTCTGGAATGCTGGTTTCAGAAGACTTGGGGGCAGCCGGCGCCACAGAAGGGATCTGTCTGAGCCAGACCAGGAGAAGCTCAGGTCCATGCCATGGTGTAGATGAATCCCTCTTGGCTAGGACTGCCAGGTCAAATTCAGGGCTTCTAGTTAAATTTGGTATCACATACCCAATATATAATTTTCCAGAATAAGTATCTCCCCAGCAGTGCGCTGGCCATGCTTATAGCAAAGAGTGGTTTGCTGTTTGCTGAATCTGGCAGCCCTATTCTAGGGTCCATGGGGGGATAGATGGGGAGGGGGCCCTGCTTCCTCCTCTGGGGAGAGAACGAGGCCTCGGCGGCAACAGGGCCATTGGGCATGGAGGGTAGATGGATAGAGACATTCCAGAAGCAGAAAGGACAAGACTGGGCCCTCTGGAAGGTCCCTGTCTCCTTAATGTGCACAGACTGGCCATGTGACCTAGGAAAAGTCCATCAACTCTGCACCTCACCTTCTAAGTCTGTTACGTGGGATAATAATAGTTCCTTCTTCACAGCACTGTTATGAGGGGTCAGTGAGTTACCAACTGTGAAACACAACGCGGCCAGGTACTTGGTGAAGCTGTGCACATGAGAGGTCTTTGTTGGGAAGAGCGGCTGGGGAAAGGCATCCTCAGGTGTGTGTTTTAGAGTAGCTCCTActggttttatttgtttgagacagagtctctttctattactcaggctggagtgcagtggcatgatctcggctcactgtaacctccgcctcccgggttcaagtgattctcctgcctcagcctcctgagtaactgggattacagtcgcccaccactacacctggctaattttttgtatttttagtagagacagggtttcaccatgttggccaggctggtctggaactcctgacctcaggtgatccacccgcctctacctcccagagtgctggattacaggtgtgagcctccgtgcccagccAGTTCCTACTGTTTtataaggagattttttttttcaagccttACAACCATtcggaaaacaaaaacaaaaacaaaaacaaaaacctcatccTTCCTGATAGTATAGGTGGGAAACAGAGTCAGCCATGCTCACCTGCCGGTGGCCATGCAGTCTGCAGCAGAGCCCAAGCTGGAGTCTGCAGGGCACCAGATATCTTTCCTCCTGGGCGCCCCGACTACCCCTGCCCATCCAGTGTATGAACAGCACACGCCACAAGGGAGCTGGACAGGTGCCCATTCTTGTaattctagtttctttcttttctttcttttttttttttagacagagtcttgctctgttacccaggctggagtgcaatggtatgatcttggctcactgcaacctccacttcccaggttcaggcaattctcctgcctcagcctcctgactagctgagattacaggcatgtgccaccacgcccagctaattttttgtatttttagtagagacggggtttcaccatgttggccaggctggtctctaactcctgacctcaggtgatccacccgcctcggcctcccagaatgctgggattacaggcatgagtcaccgcgcgcCTGGCCACAATCCCAGTTTCATAAGTGGGGGAACTAACTGAAGTACAGAGAAGTGACGTGACTTGTACTTGGTCAAGAGCTAGGACTGGAACCCAGGCAGTCTTGCTCCAGAAGACACTGAGCAGCAGCTGCTAGGAGAGAGGGCGGGAAAGGGAGGagaacagagagaggagagaagacaagaaaggaaaagtggCAGGAATGGATGGGAGGGTGGGATTGGGGACCCGGGGGACGTGCGGGAGCTggtggggaaagggaaggaggagggaaggaataCGGGTGGAGCATGACAGATGACAGGTTATAAATAGGTAGATAATAGATACAGgatagataaataatataaacagaGAATACAGAGATATCCTCAGGCGCAATGGCAGAGGTCCAAGGAGAGGAACGAGGTAGTTCTGTGGGACGAGGCAGAGGCTCCCCTTGGGAGAAGAAATTGGGAGGGGGAAGGGGTTCACCTTGTGCAGGCCGCGGCAGTGCAGCAGTGCCACCAACTGGTGGAAGTTTCCTTCTGTCACATTCAGAGTCTCCTCCAAAGACAAAAGAGGCTTCTGCGGGGCGAGGAGAGGTCATTTTCCCACCAACTCGTCAGGCCCGCCCATCGCCCTGGCCACGCCCCCAATCCAGGCCCCGCCCAGCTACGCGACCCCGCCCCCAACCCagggccccgcccccagcccagGGCCCCGCCCACCGCCGGCCCAAGGTTTCCTCGCTGCGGGTCCCACCTGCGCCCTACAGCTGCATCCCACCCCGCCCGCCTTCCCCTCGGGGTCCGCGTGTCTGGGGAGCGCCCACCCACCGACCTGCGCTgaagggaactgaggcacagctTCTCGCTCCAGGCCCAGCAGCTGGGAGTGGATGTTGGCCAGAGCTCGCTGGGACAGAGTCAGCCTCTgcggaaagagaaagggagggaggaggacccAGGAGTCGACGCCCCgaccctctctcctctcctcggGACACAGCACTCGGGCCCCTGGCCTGCATCCTCCCCggaacccaggagtccaggccccagccccagccccagccccgccccctccctcgAGAGTCCAAGCTTCTGGGTCCCTCAGCACCCGTTTCCCTTGCCCGCAGCCCTAACCTGTTGGAAGGGGTTGGAGACGGCCTGGTTGCAGAGGAAATAATAGCTCAGGATgtctgaagtgggaggaggagaggggaggaggccaTGAGCCTGGGCCCCCAGGGACTCCCGGGGGAAGGCCGGGGACTGGGGGGTTAGCAGGGTTCGGGGCCTCGGGCCAGCTCCGGAGCCCTCCTGGAGCCCGATGGCCTTACCTTCAGAGGCCCGCCAGCCCCGCGTCCCTTCTGCCCCTGCCACAGCCAAAGCAGGCGCTGCTGCGTATCCCCACGCTCCTGGGAACCCCTGACTAAATGGCGCTCCCCAGTTTTCTCAGGAGACCAGTCCCCATTCCTGACGCCCAGGAACACCCTCTCCtgaccctcctctccctccctgcccaccaGGAGAGACGCCGCCAGCTGGAGCAGCAGGGATGTGGGGCTGGCGGTGGCGGGGCTCCAGGAGGGCTCTGATGGGCAGTGGCCAGGAGCCCTGCTTCCCTTCCAGAGGGCTGGGTCTCCCCTGGCGGgctgcacccccaccccaccccgggTAGGACCAGGCACAGAGGAGGCCCGAGGAAGCCAGGACCCGCACTGCTCAACCCGGCGAACCCATCGGGCCCTTGGAAATCACCTGAGCTGAGCCCTGTCTCCTCTTGGGTCAGGTTCAGAATATAAGGGTCTGGATTGGAGCAGAAGTCACTGAGGCCCTGCATGAGGCAGCAGAAAAGGGACTGGAATTGCCCGGATTCCACACTCCCACAGCACCCAGCATCTGGctccccagcccctctccccacccaggGATCCAGGTCCCAGTCactcctccctcagactcaggAGTCCAGGCTTCAGCCCCTCCTCTCTCAGACCCAAGGGTCTAGAttctccagcccctcctccctcaaaCTCAGGAGTCTAGGCCTCcggctcctcctccctcagacctaGGAATCCAGGTTTCCAGCCCCCTTCTTCATTATAGCCCAAGCACCCAAGACACCAACCTGTACCCACTCAGGACCCAGGAACCCAGCCCTAAACCTCAGAACTATGATGGTGCCCCCCCAGTCCCTCTCTCTACTAAGGCATGCCATCCCGAGGTCCAGAAGTTGAAGCTTCCAGGCTCCCTGAGTCCCAGAGCCCAGCGGCCCCGGCCCCAGCACTCACCACGGCGGTGGCTGCTTCCAGGCCCATGGAACCCCAGCTCAGGACAAGAACCAGGAGACTCATAACCGTCATCCTAGAGTGGGGGAATGAGGACCGGCCTGGACATCTTAATCCCCTCGCCTAGCCTCTTTCCACACCCCAAATCCCATCACAGCCACCCCCCACCCTTCACCCACCTCTGGAGCCTGTAGGATCAGAATTAGGGACAGAGAAGTTCAGTGGGCAGGGGGTGGGCGGTGGCTGCTGACATCCAACTGGACATCTGGCTCCTGCCCAGTGGGCAGGGTGCAGGGTACGAGCGGGGCCCTGGACTGGGTGGTGGCAGCTAGGATCCCAGCTCCAGTACCCCAGGAGGGTGACTGCCCACCTCTGGGCTCACTTTCCTGGGGCCCAGGACTTCCCCCGAAGGTTCCCAAATCCACCCACAGCCTGGTCAGCCTCTGGGTCTGCCCTGAGAATGGGAGACAGTTCCAGGGCTGAACTCTGTCTCTGGACTTTCCAggttggggggcgggggtggaggggGCGTGTCAGCATTGGTAGGGTGACCAACAGGCAGGAAGGGCACCCAGGGGTCCTCAAACTGAAGGCCTGGGCTCCAGTCCCAGACCTGCCCTGTGGTGGCTGGGTTTATCTGTCTGCAAGCCTTAGCAGCCTCTCTCCCCAGCAGCAACGTAGGTACAAGTTcaactccaccccaccccaccagggGCAGAGAGGATACGGGGACAACTTCCTCCAATGGGAATGGcctgcctggttcaaatcccagctctggcGCTTCTAGCTGTGTGGCCCTGAGCAAGCAGCCCAACCTCTCTGATCTTCAGTCTCTCCCTCTGTTAAACAGGGAGAAAggctggttgcggtggctcatgcctgtaaacccagcactttggaagggtgaggcaggcggatcacttgaggccaggaattcaagaccagcctgggcaacatagtgagactccatctctacaaaaaaaaaaaaatacaaaacgtagccgggcgtggtggcatgagcctgtggtccctgtgactccagaggctgaggtcggggaatcgcttgagcctcaggggacagaggctgcagtgggccgagatggttgccgctgtgctccagcctgggcaacaaaacaagaccttctcaaaataaaaacaaaataaaaatcagggaGAAGGAAGCACCTTCCTCACAGGGTGGGCGGGAGGCAGTCCAGGAAGGGCAGAGAGAGCTTGGAGAGCAAGCTATAAAATAAGTGTGTGGTTCCTaacaggcatggcagctcatgtctgcaatcccagcactctgggagcccaaggcgggcagatcacctgaggtcaggagttcgagaccagcctgaccaatatggagagaaaccctgtctctactaaaaatacaaaattagctgggcgtggtggcacatgcctgtaatcccagctgaaactcaggaggctgaggcaggagaattgcttgaacccaggaggcggaggttgcagaagGCCAAGTTTGCtcccttgcactccagcttgggcaacaagagtgaaactccatctcaaaaaaaaaaaaaaaaaaaaaaagtgtggtccTGTGGCTCTGCCGTGACACATAAGGGCCGCTCAGCCTTGGACTCAGCGACGCTCCGCCTCAGGTCCCCGACCTGCCAGATGGACCTTTACGGTAGCTCCTTCGCGGGGTGGAGGCAACTGAAGGAATCAGCGTGCATGGCCCTCAATAGATCATCATCCTCATCTTGACTGCAAACACACTGATTATTTCTTGAATGATTCCAGCATACTTCACACCTCGAGGGCCACCCGCTGTAAGGCCCATCCTCGCCTCCATCATGAGCTGCCCTAACTCGCTCTTCCTGGTGTGAACCACGGCCCTCCATGTAGGAGTCGTAAGACTAAGGTCCTGCGGGCCTGGAGAATGCCAGGCAATCACCGGGGACCCCCACGGCCTGCACTTACACGATCACCAGCCACTTGCTCTGCTTCGCCAGGCCCAGGAGGGTGAAGAGGCAGACCAGCAGCTCCAGGAGCAGCAGGAGGACATAGGCCAGCCACCTGGGAGGGGAGGTTAGGGCTGAAATCCCACACCTGTCTCCAGGCACCCAGCAACCCCCAGCAACATTCACCTCACCCCCCAGCTCAGCCTCACTTTCACTACCCTCGAGACTCAGCCTCACACTGAGCCTCCTTCTGTTCACTGTGTCTGGGCCACAGCCCagctcatctgtgaaatgggtgcaGCAGGAGACAGGACATTGGACCGGCTTAGAATACAGGTcctggccaggctcggtggctcacacctataaacccagtactttgggaggctaggtgggcagatcacaaggtcaagagatcaagaccatcctggccaacatgttgaaaccctgtctctattaaaaatacaaaaattaaccaagcatgctggcacgtgcctgtaatcccagctactcaggaggctgaggcaggagaatcgcttgaacccaggaggcggaggttgcagtgaaccaagatggcaccacagcactccagcctggggacagagcaagactcagtctcaaaaaaaaaaaaaaaaaaaaaaaatggaatacagGTCCTGAGCACCGGGGACTGTGCTCTGTGGCCATGGACACGCGATGTGTCCTCTCTGAGCTCCCCATCCTTGCCCCCGTCCTGCGGAAGGACGTTTGTTCTCAGGCTGCCCCAAGGATCCCATCGCATCCTCCGAGGGCATCCTGACaactggaggcagaggctgcctggTCTCACCCCAGCCCCTCCGCTTAACtgtctctgttcctcagtttccccacctgtaacaTGGGGAGCACAACAGCACTGGCTTGAGAGTGCTGCTGCGAGTGGGATGTGTGGATAGAGTGCTTAAGAGAGTGCTAGGCACGCGGACACACTTAGATGTTGGCCTGAGCATGAACAAGGGAACTGAGATGTTTGTTTAATGGTTAATGCTTGGTCTGGCGCAGTGGctggtgcctgcaatcccagcactttgggaggccgaagcaggctgatcacctgaggttgggagttcgacaccagcctggccaacatgctgaaaccccgtttgtactaaaaaaaacaattagccatgcatggtggtggccacctgtaatccccactaatcaggaggctgaggcaagagaatcatttgaaccctagaggcagaggtcacagtgagccctgatggcgccactgcactccagcctgggtgacaagagtgagactctgtctcaatttaaaaaaaaaaaaaaaaaaaaaactaaatgaaattaatacTTAAATATCCTCGAAGGGCCCACCGTGATTCAGAAGGTGCAAGCACCCAGGCCACTGCACAGTGCTGGTGCGTAGTAAGTGCTCAGTTAATCCCGCCATTCTCTGCAGGCCCCACAAGCCTGAGCTCCCCTCCTTACTCTCATTCTGGCTACTTCCCCCCACCTCGCAAAAGCCCCCTCCAGCCAGACTCCCTTGGGGGCTCCTGATTTGTCCGTGTGTGGAGGGACTCCCACGTGCGGGTGCTTTCGCAGTGGTGCACCCGGAAGATACATTCTAAGGATGGGGGGGTCTCACTCACCCTGGCATCACCGTCATGGCTACCCCCACTTTCTGCCCTCCCCCGGGAGGGGGAGCTGAGGCCCAGCTTGTGAGGCCCCTGGGTCTGACCACAACGCAGGACTTCGACTTCCTCAGACTGTCTGCATCTACTGCCCTGCGGGCGTGTGCTGATCTCCAGCTTTTCAGCCCCCGTCTGCCTTccccgctggagtgcagtgtcccaGAGGGTCTCCAGAATCTCAGTCCATGCCCCGTGGCCAGGGCCCCCAGCCGattttggatgaatgaatgaatgaatgaatgattactaATGGCCAAAGCGGTGAGGACACCATCATGGTGGCCGCCCAGACTCCACACACCttgctccctcccctcctccaaatgccaccttctcagtCCCCCTGATGAACTGGCAGACTCTGTCCCGCCTCACCTCCCTCTGTGATTCTCTACTGAGCTCCCATGGCCCGACACCTTGCAGACAATGTTTTGCACTGCGTTTGTCCCTTGCTGGCCCCCACTGGAGGAGGCAGCCTCGAGCGTGGCAGGGATTCCTGCCACTTgctgcctgccctgccccaccAG
This genomic interval from Saimiri boliviensis isolate mSaiBol1 chromosome 14, mSaiBol1.pri, whole genome shotgun sequence contains the following:
- the TTYH1 gene encoding protein tweety homolog 1 isoform X3; this encodes MGAPPGYRPSAWVHLLHQLPRADFQLRPVPSGFAPQEQEYQQALLLVVALAGLGLGLSLICIAVYLIRFCCCRPPEPPGSKSPTPGGGCVTWSCIVALLVGCTGIGIGFYGNSETSDGVSQLSSALLHANHTLSAIDHLVLETVERLGEAVRTELTTLEEVLEPRTELVAAARGARRQAEAVAQQLQGLAFWQGVPLSPLQVAEDVSFVEEYRWLAYVLLLLLELLVCLFTLLGLAKQSKWLVIVMTVMSLLVLVLSWGSMGLEAATAVGLSDFCSNPDPYILNLTQEETGLSSDILSYYFLCNQAVSNPFQQRLTLSQRALANIHSQLLGLEREAVPQFPSAQKPLLSLEETLNVTEGNFHQLVALLHCRGLHKLLLSVFWSKTAWVPVLALDQVQVTSLLCTSDYGAALRGLCEDALEGLLFLLLFSLLSAGALAAALCSLPRAWALFPPSDDYDDTDDDDPFNPQESKRFVQWQSSI